Below is a genomic region from Rhodococcus sp. WMMA185.
TCTCGCCGAGGCGTACCGCGCCCGCTGTGGAACTCTCGGCCGCCGCGTACGGGTCGAACTACCCGGTGGCCGTGAACTGAGCGGGGTCGCAACCGACGTCGATCGGGAGGGCCGCCTGGTGATCACGCCGGACGGTCAAGGCGAACCGGTCTCCGTTTCCGCAGGTGATATCACGCATTTGCGCCCGGTGTGAATCGAGCGGTGCGACACTGAGGGGTATGAGTACCTCAACTCCCGAGTCGGTTGAAATATCTGCCCGGCGCACGTTGACCGGTCTCACCGTAGCGCTCGGCCTGCTCACCCTCGGCGTCGGTATCGCGGTTCTCGTCTGGCCGCAAGTCACCCTCACCGTGCTGGCCGTGCTGATCGCAATTCAGTTCTTTGCGTTCGGCATCGCCTCGATCATCCGTGCTTTTGCCGACATCGACGCCGGCGGAACGAGGCGGACGCTCGTGGGCGTATCCGGAGCCCTGGCAATACTCGTAGGGTTCCTCGTGTTGCGGAGTCCCCTGCAGACCGTCGTGATCATCGCGCTCGTGGTAGGTGCGTGGTGGGTGTTCCGGGGTGTGCTCGACATCGTCGACGGCGCCTCGGGCTCGACGGCGGATCGCGGCCTGAGCATCACGCTCGGCGTGATCAGTGTGGTCGCGGGCGCCATCGTGCTGTTGCAGCCCGAACTGTCGCTCGGGGTGTTCGTGATCGTGGTCGGCGTGTGGATGGTGCTGTACGGCATCATCATCACCATCAGCCCGATCGTGCTCAGCCGCATGCGATAAGCTCACCGCTCGATGGGATATCCCGAGGACGCTCTCGCTTCGGACGAGGAACTTCTACTTCACAGTCATCCGCACTGGAAAATACTGCTGCTCCCAGCCCTGATCTTGTTGGCGGCGACGGCTGCGGCGGGGTTTGCGGCCGGAGTCGCGGAAAAGGAACTCGACGACTCCTCGTTGAACATGGTTCGCGTTGTCCTCCTCGTGCTGTGGCTGGCCGTCGTCACATGGCGCACCCTGCCGCCATTTCTCAGATGGAAATCCACGCACTTCGTCGTCACCGACCGGCGCGTGCTCGTTCGCGAGGGCGTGGTCACGCATGTCGGAATCGATATTCCGATGGGACGCATCAGCAACGTCCAGTTCCGGCACGGACTGCTCGACAGACTGCTGCGTACCGGGACGCTGGTCATCGTCTCATCCTCCGACGACCCCCTGGAGTTCGACGACATACCTAATATCCAGCGCGTTCACTCGTTGCTCTATTACCAGGTATTTGACGCTGTAGACCCCCACCGCGAACACGACTACGACGACCTGCGAGGCGAGGTCGAAACCGGCAAAGACCGATAATCGGACACAGTAGCCCGCGCATCTCCGTAGGCTGTGGAGGTGACCGCTGTATTGCTTGCCGAAGACGACGAAGCCATTGCCGCGCCATTGTCGCGCGCATTGGGCAGGGAAGGGTATGACGTCACCATCGAGGAGACCGGCCCGGCAGCGCTGGAGCAGGCACTCGCAGGGGACTACGACCTCCTGATCCTGGATCTCGGGCTGCCGGGAATCGACGGCCTCGAGGTGTGCAGGCAAGTGCGGGCGCATAGCTCTGAGCTTGCTGTGCTCATGCTCACGGCCCGCACCGATGAAGTCGATTTCGTGGTGGGACTCGACGCGGGCGCCGACGACTACGTGGGCAAGCCCTTCCGCCTGGCAGAACTGATGGCCCGTGTGCGTGCGCTGCTGCGCCGACGTAGCGGCAGCGAGGACTCGGTCGTAGAGGTAGGTGGCATCCGACTCGAGCCTGCGGCCCGCCGTGTTCTCGTGAACGGCACGGAGATCTCACTCGCGAACAAGGAATACGAGTTGCTTCGGGTTTTGCTCGAACACGCAGGGCAGGTGGTCTCCCGCGACACCATCCTCTCGGAGGTATGGGGTGGTGTGGATCTGCGTGGCTCCAAGACCCTCGACATGCACATGTCATGGCTGCGCCGAAAAATCGGTGACGAGGGCCCCGTCGCCAAGCGGCGCATCACCACGGTTCGTGGTGTCGGCTTCCGAATCAACACTGACTAGGTTCTTCAGTGCGGCGCCGGCTTCTGCAGTCGATCCTTGCGGTCGTGATCTTGACGGCACTCCTGCTCGGCGTGCCACTCATCTATACGGCCTGGATATGGGTCGAGGATTTCACTCGTACCGACCTGCAGGTCCGGCTCAATCGGATGGCGACGGAGATCGTCGCCCATGGGGGGCCCGAATTCATCACCGAAGGAAGTCTCCTCTGGGACGACCTTCACCTCTTGACCCCCGCAGGGGGGCGCCTGGTGGTCGTATACCCGACGCCAGACGGCGGGACCTCGCAACTGGAGATCGGTCAACCGTCGGTGCAGTCGCCCCTGATGGAATCTCGGACGATCGGCACGTCCGGTTCGTTGATTCTCGAGGAGCCGTCGAGCGGGATGCGCACCCGGCAGCGCCAAGCGGTCGGTGCCGTCGCGGGGCTGGTGTTCATATCGATCGCAGCAGGAGCGGCGGTCGCGGTCGCGACGGCCAGACGGCTCTCCGATCCGCTGCGTGACGTCGCCAACCGAGCGGCCCGACTCGCCGAGGGCGATTTCCGGCCGGCTCCGAGACGTCACGGCATCCCGGAACTCGACCGTGTCTCAGACGTACTGGACGCGGCGACCGTCGAGATGGCTGGGCGTCTACAGCGTGAACGAGCACTTGTCGCCGACGTCTCCCATCAGCTTCGAAGCCGGCTCACGGCGGTGCGTCTACGGCTCGATGAGCTCTCAGTACATCCGGATCCAGCAGTAACGGCCGAGGCGACCGAGGCCATGGAGCAGGTTGACCGGCTGACCCTGGCGATCGACGAACTCGTCCGCTCCTCCCGCAGCGACATCACCGAGGCCCCGATCTCGGTGATCAAGGAATTGGACACGGTCATCGCGGAGTGGAAGCGCCCATTCGAGGACGCCGACCGAGAGCTACGGCTGTTCGGCGATGCGAATGTGATGGCTTCGGCCACAGGATCCCGACTGCGTGAGGCCGTTACGGTCCTTGTCGACAACGCCTTGAAGCACGGGGAGGGCACCTGCACCGTATCGGTGCGGCTGGTCCAGGGCCAGCCGCACCGGGGTGCAGGCGCAGAAACGCCGTCGCCCCGTGAGGGCATGGTGTGTGTCGAGGTGTTGGACGAGGGGGCCGGCGTCGACAACGACCTGGCACCGCACATCTTCGACCGCGGCTTCTCGGGCGCAGGTTCGACTGGTGTGGGCCTCGCGTTGGCCCGCGCGCTCATCGAGGCCGATGGTGGCAGGCTCGAACTGCAGCGTCGGCGTCCGGCCCTGTTTGCGATCTTCGTTCCGACGGCCCGGGAAAATAGTCCGATCCGAGTCACCGAGACGCGGGAGCCCCGCTGAACCTTCAGGGCTGGCCGATCTCTTCCCCTGCGGGCCGGTCGTCGAGATCTGGGTCCTCGAGATCAGGATCGATGAGGCGCACATTCTCGTCGGGGAACGCGAACCGGCGGAGCGCCCAGAAACGGAACACCATCTGCATCAGGTTCCCGATGATGTAGTTGAGAACGAAGTCGACGACCAACAGCGTGGTCAGGTTCTCCTGGGAGGCGCGGATCTCGAACACGTTGTTGGCGATCCACAGGGGTGCGGCGGCTATCAAGACCCCGATCCCGCTGATCGTGAAGAACAGCAGCGCCTCGTGGTGGCGCTCGCGTCCGCCTCGGTGCTTGAACGACCATTCTCGGTTGAGGATGTAGCTCAGCACCGTGGCGAGAACGCCCGAGAAGACCTTGGCGACGACGGGCTTCTCTTCGAGGATTGTCAGGCTCAGCGAGTAGAAGATCGCGAGATCGAAAATCAGGGTCGTTCCGCCCACGATCCCGAACTTGATCAGTTCGTGATGTTGCATCGCCAAAGCCCGGAAGGGCTGCGGAACGCGTGCGAGCACGCCGTCGACGAATGACACAACGCCCAAGCTTACGAAAGTCGGGGCCGATAACACCAATTGACGGCAGGAAGATCACAAGCTCTTGAAGAATTTGCCGACCGACCACCTCGGCGATCGAACATGGCCGCCGACGTGACAAACTGGTAACCCGTGACCGCCAACTCTGACTCGACCCCGCGACCCACGCCACCTAGGGACCTGCCCTCTGGGCGGCCCGTCGTGACGATGATCGGTGGTGGCCAGCTGGCGCGGATGACCCATCAGGCGGCCATCGCCCTCGGCCAGAGCCTGCGCGTGCTCTCGGGGACCGCGGACGAGCCCGCAGCGCAGGTGAGCCCCGACGTCGTACTCGGGACTCACACCGACCTCGACGCGCTCCGCAAGGCTGCGGTTGGTTCGCACGCGGTGACCTTCGACCACGAGCACGTGCCGACCGAGCACCTCGACGTCCTGATTGCCGAGGGAGCGAATGTGCAGCCCCCGCCGCAGGCGCTGATCTACGCGCAGGACAAGCTCGCAATGCGCCGAAAGCTGGGAGAACTCGGTGCTCCGATTCCTGCTTTCGCGGAGGTGACCTGGGTGGAGGATGTCGTGAAGTTCGGCGCCGAACACGGGTGGCCGGTGGTGATCAAGGCTGCACGAGGTGGATACGACGGTCGAGGCGTATGGATCACCGACGACGCCGACGAAGCCGAGCACATCGTTGCCGAGCAACTCGACAAGGGTGTCCCCCTCCTGGTGGAGGAGAAGGTCGAGATGCGGCGGGAACTGTCCGCGATGGTTGCCCGCTCGCCGTTCGGTCAAGGGGCCACCTGGCCGGTAGTGGAGACGGTGCAGCGTAACGGGCAGTGCGCGGTGGTTCTCGCTCCCGCCCCTCAGCTGCCCGAGTCGGTGGCCGAAGCCGCAGAGGAACTCGCACTACGGATCGCATTCGAACTCGGAGTGGTCGGCGCCATGGCCGTCGAGTTGTTCGAGACCGCCGACGGCGCTCTCGTCGTCAACGAACTCGCGATGCGCCCGCACAACTCCGGTCACTGGACGATGGACGGCGCTCGTACCTCGCAGTTCGAGCAACATCTGCGCGCGGTCCTGGACTATCCACTCGGAGACACCTCGCCGATCGCGCCGATTACCGTGATGGCGAATGTTCTCGGAGCTCCCACCGCCCCCGCGATGAGCATGGACGAGCGTGTTCACCACCTCTTTGCCCGCATGCCCGACGCGAAGGTCCACCTGTACGGCAAGGGTGAGCGCAAGGATCGCAAGATCGGGCACGTGAACATCGTGGGCGGCGCCGGCTCGATCGATGACCCGGAGTACGTCGCGCGAGTGCGCGAGCGTGCCGAGCGTGCCGCGCGGTGGCTCTCGCACGCTGAATGGACCGACGGATGGGATGTGCACGGTGAGTGAATCGGCAACGCAAAGCAACGCACGGGTCGGGCTCATCATGGGCAGCGATTCCGACTGGCCCACCATGGAAGCCGCAGCTGAGGCGCTCGCCGAATTCGGGGTGCGTTTCGAGGTCGGTGTGGTCTCGGCGCACCGTACGCCGCAGCGGATGCTCGACTATGCGAAGGCCGCAGCCGGTCGCGGCATCCAAGTGATCATCGCCGGCGCCGGCGGTGCCGCTCACCTGCCGGGAATGGTCGCGTCGGCTACACCGCTGCCCGTCATCGGTGTGCCGGTTCCACTGAAGTACCTCGACGGTATGGACTCGTTGCTCTCGATCGTGCAGATGCCCGCCGGAGTTCCCGTGGCCACGGTGTCCATCGGGGGCGCCCGCAATGCGGGCCTGCTTGCTGCTCGGATCTTGGGCGCCTCGGATTCTGCTCTGCAGCGGCAAATGGTCGAATTCCAAGATGGACTCGAGAAGATGGTCCACGACAAGGACCAAGCCCTGCGCGACAAACTGATGGGCTGACGGGCACCTAGAGCATATGAAACGCAACCGAGGTATTCGGTTGATCCGTGCGTCTCGGGGCAGTGCGCAGTCCGCGGCGATTACGCGCCTGGCGCTGGTGTATGCGCGGATGTGGGGTGCCCGCATCACATTCGACGACGAGTTCGGCATCTTCGTGTGCAGCGGGATGTGCGGAGGCTATGCGCGTAGCGGAACGACGATCGGTGGTGCGTTTCTCACCGGCC
It encodes:
- a CDS encoding 5-(carboxyamino)imidazole ribonucleotide synthase gives rise to the protein MTANSDSTPRPTPPRDLPSGRPVVTMIGGGQLARMTHQAAIALGQSLRVLSGTADEPAAQVSPDVVLGTHTDLDALRKAAVGSHAVTFDHEHVPTEHLDVLIAEGANVQPPPQALIYAQDKLAMRRKLGELGAPIPAFAEVTWVEDVVKFGAEHGWPVVIKAARGGYDGRGVWITDDADEAEHIVAEQLDKGVPLLVEEKVEMRRELSAMVARSPFGQGATWPVVETVQRNGQCAVVLAPAPQLPESVAEAAEELALRIAFELGVVGAMAVELFETADGALVVNELAMRPHNSGHWTMDGARTSQFEQHLRAVLDYPLGDTSPIAPITVMANVLGAPTAPAMSMDERVHHLFARMPDAKVHLYGKGERKDRKIGHVNIVGGAGSIDDPEYVARVRERAERAARWLSHAEWTDGWDVHGE
- a CDS encoding PH domain-containing protein yields the protein MGYPEDALASDEELLLHSHPHWKILLLPALILLAATAAAGFAAGVAEKELDDSSLNMVRVVLLVLWLAVVTWRTLPPFLRWKSTHFVVTDRRVLVREGVVTHVGIDIPMGRISNVQFRHGLLDRLLRTGTLVIVSSSDDPLEFDDIPNIQRVHSLLYYQVFDAVDPHREHDYDDLRGEVETGKDR
- a CDS encoding sensor histidine kinase — translated: MRRRLLQSILAVVILTALLLGVPLIYTAWIWVEDFTRTDLQVRLNRMATEIVAHGGPEFITEGSLLWDDLHLLTPAGGRLVVVYPTPDGGTSQLEIGQPSVQSPLMESRTIGTSGSLILEEPSSGMRTRQRQAVGAVAGLVFISIAAGAAVAVATARRLSDPLRDVANRAARLAEGDFRPAPRRHGIPELDRVSDVLDAATVEMAGRLQRERALVADVSHQLRSRLTAVRLRLDELSVHPDPAVTAEATEAMEQVDRLTLAIDELVRSSRSDITEAPISVIKELDTVIAEWKRPFEDADRELRLFGDANVMASATGSRLREAVTVLVDNALKHGEGTCTVSVRLVQGQPHRGAGAETPSPREGMVCVEVLDEGAGVDNDLAPHIFDRGFSGAGSTGVGLALARALIEADGGRLELQRRRPALFAIFVPTARENSPIRVTETREPR
- a CDS encoding response regulator transcription factor, coding for MTAVLLAEDDEAIAAPLSRALGREGYDVTIEETGPAALEQALAGDYDLLILDLGLPGIDGLEVCRQVRAHSSELAVLMLTARTDEVDFVVGLDAGADDYVGKPFRLAELMARVRALLRRRSGSEDSVVEVGGIRLEPAARRVLVNGTEISLANKEYELLRVLLEHAGQVVSRDTILSEVWGGVDLRGSKTLDMHMSWLRRKIGDEGPVAKRRITTVRGVGFRINTD
- a CDS encoding HdeD family acid-resistance protein, whose protein sequence is MSTSTPESVEISARRTLTGLTVALGLLTLGVGIAVLVWPQVTLTVLAVLIAIQFFAFGIASIIRAFADIDAGGTRRTLVGVSGALAILVGFLVLRSPLQTVVIIALVVGAWWVFRGVLDIVDGASGSTADRGLSITLGVISVVAGAIVLLQPELSLGVFVIVVGVWMVLYGIIITISPIVLSRMR
- a CDS encoding GtrA family protein, giving the protein MSFVDGVLARVPQPFRALAMQHHELIKFGIVGGTTLIFDLAIFYSLSLTILEEKPVVAKVFSGVLATVLSYILNREWSFKHRGGRERHHEALLFFTISGIGVLIAAAPLWIANNVFEIRASQENLTTLLVVDFVLNYIIGNLMQMVFRFWALRRFAFPDENVRLIDPDLEDPDLDDRPAGEEIGQP
- the purE gene encoding 5-(carboxyamino)imidazole ribonucleotide mutase, giving the protein MCTVSESATQSNARVGLIMGSDSDWPTMEAAAEALAEFGVRFEVGVVSAHRTPQRMLDYAKAAAGRGIQVIIAGAGGAAHLPGMVASATPLPVIGVPVPLKYLDGMDSLLSIVQMPAGVPVATVSIGGARNAGLLAARILGASDSALQRQMVEFQDGLEKMVHDKDQALRDKLMG